A part of Cryptococcus neoformans var. grubii H99 chromosome 6, complete sequence genomic DNA contains:
- a CDS encoding ribonuclease Z, translating into MVCGLLVLLARCTGCVIVSFCGFPPPLLARNKRKGGQDRFVIVIMVAPFTGIGTIRSTLYSLLETLCAAIFEVPTLDLYIRMTAPKIKPLPPVSVQFLGTSSGGGPIQSRNCSSLAVDFGNEIWLFDAADGTLNRLHQSSLKLANISRIFITHLHVDHVLGLVPVLTTIMSGTMATEEATQKIKELGLKKQPTFHLYGPSGLRNLVRTILNITKANISGAFAIHELLQEGEGPSAGCGEDEIHPNEAVGMDMRADEDGVWKMVLQEGNGKNGKGWKVSAGPIHHRVPSLGYVLQEPTPRLPLDTAILIPLLQSNSEALAALDPPVKHPLSLLSHLTSLPPPPPLTLPSGDIISPPEPSGILPRKIVIFGDCSGGTKNHVFRSMCEDPSLLVHECTNAAIPQAIQRDEKGQKARTRDLEPSLMLSRGLSVGQSASSSGYSSANPPSTPNGLHSPNGNKENADEIKRSEVKKKAQSRGHSTPDEVGEFAREIRARRVVVNHFSAMFPSPRYPTAAAFPSILSSICSFPYPVPRPLPHTSLPPPLPIPLTSKYPSELHVRVIMQSLADQILEKCSSFSLSADDFSKPPRGKTGMVIPARDFMHLPIPSHELNALEIEDVRLYKDIADKVTEEWKKHGGIWIENGKEEWIGVEKEVKKAGWRFKKVVKERDEWMADRVEEDSNGN; encoded by the exons ATGGTCTGTGGTCTGTTGGTCTTGCTTGCAAGGTGCACAGGCTGTGTTATTGTCAGTTTCTGTGGttttcctccaccactgCTTGCCAGGAACAAAAGGAAGGGCGGACAAGACCGCTTCGTGATCGTCATCATGGTTGCACCGTTTACCGGAATAGGGACGATAAGATCCACTCTTTATTCCCTTCTCGAAACTTTGTGTGCTGCAATATTTGAAGTTCCAACCCTCGACCTCTATATTCGAATGACAGCCCCGAAAATCAAGCCTCTGCCGCCCGTTTCGGTTCAATTC CTTGGGACAAGCAGTGGAGGCGGACCAATACAGAGCAGAAACTGCTCCTCCTTGGCAGTCGATTTTGGAAATGAGATATGGC TTTTCGACGCTGCCGACGGCACACTGAACCGCCTGCATCAGTCCTCTCTCAAGTTGGCCAATATCTCTCGTATTTTCATCACTCACCTCCATGTCGACCATGTCCTAGGGCTTGTGCCTGTTCTGACTACCATTATGAGTGGCACAATGGCTACTGAAGAGGCAACTcaaaagatcaaggagCTTGGCTTGAAGAAACAGCCAACTTTCCATTTGTATGGACCATCAGGATTAAGGAACCTGGTCAGAACCATATTGAACATCACAAAAGCAAATATCTCTGGGGCATTCGCCATCCATGAACTGCTACAAGAGGGTGAAGGACCTTCAGCAGGCTgcggtgaagatgagataCATCCAAACGAGGCAGTCGGGATGGATATGAGAGCcgatgaggatggcgtttggaagatggtgcTTCAAGAGGGTAATGGGAAGAAcgggaaaggatggaaagtCAGCGCTGGTCCGATTCACCATAGAG TACCATCCCTCGGCTATGTCCTCCAAGAGCCAACGCCTCGCCTTCCGTTAGACACCGCAATCCTCATACCTTTGTTACAGTCCAACTCAGAGGCTTTGGCTGCCCTTGATCCTCCCGTTAAGCACCCCTTGTCTCTTCTATCACATCTTACATCTctcccgcccccgccccctcTCACGCTCCCTTCCGGGGACATCATATCCCCTCCAGAGCCCTCTGGTATCCTTCCACGCAAGATAGTTATTTTTGGAGATTGTTCTGGAGGGACAAAAAATCATGTTTTCAGGTCGATGTGTGAAGATCCCAGTCTCTTGGTGCATGAATGTACCAATGCGGCAATACCTCAAGCTATACAGAGAGACGAGAAAGGACAAAAAGCTCGCACAAGGGATCTAGAACCAAGTTTAATGCTTTCCCGAGGTCTATCAGTCGGACAATCTGCTTCGTCTTCAGGGTATAGTTCAGCTAACCCTCCCTCTACCCCCAATGGGCTCCATTCGCCGAACGGGAATAAGGAGAATGCGGATGAGATCAAGAGAAGTGAAGTTAAGAAGAAAGCTCAAAGTAGGGGACATTCAACTCCTGATGAGGTAGGAGAGTTTGCAAGGGAAATCAGGGCCCGGAGGGTTGTTGTCAATCACTTCTCTGCCAT GTTTCCATCACCGAGATACCCAACGGCGGCGGCTTTTCCATCGATTCTTTCCTCAATCTGCTCATTTCCATATCCTgttcctcgtcctcttccacacacttccctccctccaccacttccCATCCCACTCACTTCAAAATATCCTAGTGAATTGCACGTGCGCGTAATCATGCAATCGTTGGCCGACCAGATATTGGAAAAATGTTCCTCTTTTTCGCTTTCCGCTGATGATTTCAGCAAGCCGCCAAGAGGCAAAACAGGGATGGTGATTCCCGCCAGAGATTTTATGCACCTCCCAATACCGTCTCATGAGCTCAATGCTTtggagattgaggatgTCCGGTTGTACAAGGACATAGCGGACAAGGTGACAgaggaatggaagaaaCATGGGGGTATCTGGATTGAAAATGgtaaagaagaatggataGGGGTCGAaaaggaagtgaagaaggcagGATGGAGATTCAAAAAGGTGgtgaaagaaagagatgaatgGATGGCTGATAGAGTAGAGGAGGATAGCAATGGCAATTAG
- a CDS encoding pH-response regulator protein palC: MPPYLYPLPTTSLITFSAILNDPSSSYTTILSDATTARTKLHLALKGVANNEPGASALAVLDAVQIYLPYLKGIIACLDADELLFRSEPTFQWRAPLTHFSLSSPLLPLVSIHSEHLMIVLTYTLALSNYAHSILASLPAFEIPAGSKTMPHMSSEDEKRTTAGLTRAVDLLCQASGVAEWAAENVCLQVEPVKGVSSGRLGKGKWPAESSRETFKALSMILLADAHLTAIRKLLLPVLTYTLFAPPGPPLPPNHPSAPLQAKLYLHVHQLYSSARALLSVHQQPASSAPSNSSRKLFRTNTDKDVVEPEAVEGEIIPELKRYLAKEAQLALALAHKWLGIDAGENGKGTKVGEALAWVKDAQGRLEDLEDSKMRAKLKGLSLGKSRERKKEERRARMGRVERELEVVKAWVKAYQKMNDTVAFQPVPPISSLVTPSGRPIFGSKAFIPPPSKFSPSRIGHLNEEQGNDSPELGETEDTSYAGKGNYF; the protein is encoded by the exons ATGCCCCCCTACCTGTACCCCCTTCCAACCACATCCCTCATCACATTCTCTGCCATCCTTAACGATCCGTCTTCCTCGTACACCACAATTCTTTCCGACGCAACCACAGCAAGGACAAAGCTGCACTTGGCGTTGAAGGGCGTTGCCAATAACGAGCCTGGAGCAAGCGCCCTTGCAGTACTGGAT GCCGTGCAGATATACCTGCCTTACTTGAAAGGTATCATCGCCTGTCTCGATGCCGATGAATTGCTCTTCAGAAGCGAACCGA CATTCCAATGGAGGGCTCCTCTTACCCACTTCAGCCTCTCGTCTCCTTTGCTACCCCTCGTCTCAATCCATAGCGAACACCTCATGATCGTCCTTACATACACTCTAGCGCTATCCAACTATGCCCATTCCATCCTCGCCTCCTTACCTGCGTTTGAGATCCCAGCTGGGTCAAAGACGATGCCGCATATGTCttcagaagatgagaagcGCACTACAGCCGGCTTAACAAGGGCAGTAGACCTGCTTTGCCAGGCAAGTGGTGTTGCAGAGTGGGCGGCGGAGAATGTGTGTCTGCAGGTGGAGCCTGTGAAGGGTGTAAGCAGCGGACGGcttggaaagggaaaatgGCCCGCAGAAAGTAGTAGAGAGACGTTCAAAGCCTTGTCTAT GATTCTGCTCGCGGATGCCCACCTTACAGCAATCCGCAAACTTCTCCTCCCTGTGCTCACTTACACTCTATTTGCTCCTCCTGGCCCGCCATTACCACCCAATCATCCTTCTGCTCCGTTACAAGCCAAACTTTATCTTCACGTACATCAGCTGTACTCGTCCGCTCGTGCCCTTCTTTCGGTCCACCAGCAGCCAGCAAGCAGTGCACCTAGCAATTCTTCGAGAAAGTTATTCAGGACAAACACGGACAAGGATGTCGTTGAACCTGAAGCGGTAGAAGGAGAGATCATACCAGAGCTAAAAAGATACCTCGCCAAGGAAGCACAATTGGCTTTGGCCCTGGCCCACAAGTGGTTAGGCATCGATGCAGGTGAGAACGGAAAGGGCACAAAAGTCGGCGAAGCCCTTGCGTGGGTTAAAGATGCCCAGGGTAGGTTGGAAGATCTGGAAGATAGTAAGATGAGGGCAAAATTGAAAGGCTTGTCCCTTGGGAAATCCAGGGAAcggaaaaaggaggagaggagggcgaggatgggaagggtggaaagagaatTAGAGGTTGTCAAGGCGTGGGTGAAGGCTTATCAAAAGATGAACGACACT GTTGCTTTCCAACCAGTACCGCCCATATCATCTTTGGTTACCCCATCAGGCAGACCAATTTTTGGCTCCAAAGCGTTCATCCCCCCTCCAAGCAAATTCTCACCCAGCCGCATTGGGCATCTAAATGAAGAACAAGGTAACGACTCGCCCGAGCTTGGTGAAACAGAAGACACAAGCTATGCCGGCAAGGGCAACTACTTCTGA
- a CDS encoding nucleolar protein 56: MSGSLTHVLFEGPSGYGLFTVNLQEEVAAKSKQLQDSIADLGIFSRMVQLASFAPFTSAAQALENANDVSEGVLNPHLQSLLNLIVPDAAGKGNKKQSGVLLGVAERGLAGAIQGEMGIPCDTSERALELIRGVRLHQEKILVKGGMQKGDVTVAQLGLGHSYSRGKVKFNVNRSDNMIIQAISLSDQLDKDLNTFFMRVREWYGWHFPELYKLVPDAHQYALLAVLIGDRTSLTEDSLEEMQEILDDDETRAKNVLDAARASMGSDISEVDLINISNFAEKVVKLAEYRKSLRRYLTEKMNVVAPNLSALIGETIAARLISHAGSLTNLAKYPASTVQILGAEKALFRALKTKGNTPKYGLIYHSTFIGRAGAKHKGRISRFLANKCSIACRIDCFTDVPTNKFGEALRAQVEERLNFFETGAPVGKNSDAIQKALAAVAADLDDEDDDDDDEGHLEEDDVADAVKQVEKDQAEAAANRGPIDPELAKLASEATSSTPKKEKKDKKEKKDKKEEKKKRKSEAMDVDVKEEKKSKKEKKEKKEKKEKKEKEGKEEKEGKKEKKKKRKSEA; the protein is encoded by the exons ATGTCCGGCTCCCTCACCCACGTCCTCTTTGAGGGGCCTTCTGGCTATGGCCTCTTCACCGTCAACTTGCAGGAGGAAGTCGCTGCCAAGTCAAAACAACTTCAAGACTCCATCGCCGACCTCGGCATCTTCTCTCGAATGGTCCAGCTCGCTTCCTTCGCCCCTTTTACTTCGGCCGCCCAAGCTCTCGAGAACGCAAACGATGTCTCTGAAGGTGTGCTTAACCCACACCTTCAGTCTCTTCTAAATTTGATTGTCCCCGACGCTGCTGGCAAGGGCAACAAGAAGCAATCCGGTGTTCTTCTCGGTGTGGCGGAGAGAGGTTTGGCTGGTGCCATTCAAGGCGAGATGGGTATCCCCTGTGACACTTCCGAGCGAGCCTTGGAACTCATTCGAGGTGTTCGATTACATCAGGAAAAGATTCTAGTCAAGGGAGGGATGCAAAAGGGAGATGTAACCGTCGCCCAGCTTGGCTTGGGTCACTCTTACTCTCGAGGCAAGGTGAAG TTTAACGTCAACCGATCCGATAACATGATTATCCAAGCCATTTCTCTCTCCGACCAACTCGACAAAGATCTCAACACTTTCTTCATGCGAGTGCGAGAATGGTACGGCTGGCACTTCCCTGAGCTCTACAAGCTTGTTCCCGACGCCCATCAATATGCTCTTCTTGCTGTCCTTATCGGTGATCGCACATCTCTTACCGAGGACTCTCTTGAGGAAATGCAGGAAATTcttgacgacgacgagacTCGTGCGAAGAATGTCCTTGATGCCGCGAGGGCCAGTATGGGTAGTGACATCAGCGAAGTCGACTTGATCAACATCAGCAATTTCGCGGAGAAGGTTGTCAAGCTTGCTGAATACaggaagagcttgaggagATACCTCACTGAGAAGATGAATGTCGTTGCCCCCAACTTGTCTGCTTTGATCGGCGAGACCATCGCTGCCAGGCTCATCAGCCATGC CGGTTCCCTCACCAACTTGGCCAAGTACCCCGCTTCTACTGTCCAAATCCTCGGCGCCGAAAAGGCCCTTTTCCGAGCTCTCAAGACCAAGGGTAACACTCCCAAATACGGTCTCATCTACCATTCTACTTTCATCGGCCGTGCCGGTGCCAAGCACAAGGGTCGAATTTCTCGATTCCTTGCTAACAAGTGTTCTATTGCTTGTCGTATTGACTGTTTCACCGACGTGCCCACCAATAAATTCGGAGAGGCTTTACGTGCACAGGTCGAGGAGCGTTTGAATTTCTTCGAA ACCGGTGCTCCCGTCGGCAAGAACTCTGATGCCATCCAGAAGGCCTTGGCCGCTGTCGCGGCTGATctcgatgatgaggacgacgacgatgacgacgagGGTCACctcgaggaagatgatgttgcGGAT GCTGTCAAGCAGGTAGAGAAAGACCAAGCAGAAGCTGCCGCTAACCGAGGCCCTATCGACCCCGAACTTGCCAAACTTGCCTCTGAGGCTACATCTTCTACGccaaagaaagaaaagaaggacaaaaaggagaagaaggacaagaaggaggaaaagaagaagcgcaAGTCTGAAGCCATGGACGTGGAtgtgaaggaggagaagaagagcaagaaagagaagaaggagaagaaggaaaagaaagagaagaaggagaaagagggaaaggaagaaaaggaggggaagaaggagaagaagaagaagaggaagtctGAGGCGTAG
- a CDS encoding ribonucleoside-diphosphate reductase large subunit, producing MVMWIYKRDGRKEPVAFDKVTARINKLSYGLDPNFVEPAEITQKVVQGIHAGITTVELDNLAAETAAYLTTKHPDYAILAARIAISNLHKETKKVFSAVVHDLHAWVNPKTGKHSPMIDDDVYKVVMDNKDILDSAIIYDRDFAYNYFGFKTLERSYLLRINGKIVERPQHMIMRVAVGIHGSNIDKVIETYNLMSERYFTHASPTLFNAGTPRPQMSSCFLVAMKDDSIDGIYDTLKTCAQISKTAGGIGLHIHNIRAKGSYIAGTNGYSNGIIPMLRAYDATARYVDQGGNKRPGAFAIYLEPWHADVFDFIDLRKNHGKEEVRARDLFYALWISDLFMKRVESDGDWTLMCPAECPGLADVYGEEFEKLYESYERQGKGRKTIKAQKLWFAILEAQTETGVPYICYKDAANSKSNQKHLGTIKSSNLCTEIMEYSSPDEVAVCNLASLALPAFVDLERRVYDFKKLHEITKVVTKNLDTVITRNYYPVPEARNSNMRHRPVGLGVQGLADAFMALRMPFDSAEARELNIQIFETIYHAALEASCELAEEFGTYESYEGSPISKGILQYDMWGRVPTDLWDWTELKAKIAQNGVRNSLLVAPMPTASTSQILGWNECFEPYTSMLYARRVLSGDFQVVCPWLLRDLINLDLWDDNMKQLIIAAGGSIQSIPNIPDDLKKIYRTVWEISQKAVIDLAADRGAFIDQSQSLNIHLSNPSFPQLTSMHFYGWKRGLKTGCYYLRTRPSANAIQFTVDASTLKTAKNLNSSAKPSPTPSPAPGASRATANSLVQPMRKVTIATTASHHPPQPNEASDSRSRDRSPQPSEEEEITYEEAKKRAEERAEAALQCSIENKDACVMCSG from the exons ATGGTGATGTGGATCTACAAGCGCGATGGGCGCAAGGAGCCTG TGGCTTTTGACAAG GTTACTGCACGA ATCAACAAACTTTCATACGGTCTTGATCCCAACTTCGTCGAGCCGGCTGAGATCACCCAGAAGGTCGTTCAAGGTATCCACGCTGGTATTACCACTGTTGAGCTCGAC AATCTCGCAGCTGAGACCGCCGCATACCTTACCACCAAGCATCCGGATTATGCTATCCTTGCTGCCCGAATCGCTATTTCCAACCTTCATAAGGAGACCAAGAAGGTCTTCTCTGCCGTCGTACATGACCTTCATGCATGGGTCAACCCCAAGACCGGCAAGCATTCTCCCATGATTGACGATGACGTCTACAAGGTTGTCATGGACAACAAGGATATTCTCGACTCTGCTATTATCTATGACAGAGACTTTGCCTACAACTACTTCGGTTTCAAGACTCTTGAGAGATCATACCTTCTCAGGATTAATGGCAAGATTGTCGAGCGCCCTCAGCACATGATCATGCGAGTCGCCGTTGGTATCCATGGTTCCAACATTGACAAAGTGATCGAGACCTATAATCTCATGTCTGAGAGGTATTTCACCCATGCTTCCCCTACT CTTTTCAACGCCGGTACTCCCCGACCCCAAATGTCATCATGCTTCCTCGTGGCCATGAAGGATGACTCCATTGATGGTATCTACGATACTCTCAAGACCTGTGCTCAGATCTCCAAGACTGCCGGTGGTATTGGTCTTCACATTCACAATATCCGTGCGAAGGGCTCCTACATTGCCGGTACCAATGGTTACTCCAACGGCATCATTCCTATGCTCCGAGCTTACGACGCCACAGCTCGATACGTTGATCAAGGTGGTAACAAGCGTCCTGGTGCCTTCGCCATCTATCTTGAGCCTTGGCACGCTGATGTATTTGACTTCATTGACTTAAGGAAGAACCATGGTAAGGAGGAGGTACGAGCTCGTGATCTTTTCTACGCCCTCTGGATCTCCGATCTTTTCATGAAGCGTGTCGAATCCGATGGGGATTGGACTCTTATGTGTCCCGCCGAGTGCCCTGGACTTGCCGACGTTTACGGTGAAGAATTTGAAAAGCTTTATGAGAGCTACGAGAGGCAGGgcaagggaaggaaaactATCAAAGCCCAGAAGCTTTGGTTCGCCATCCTCGAGGCTCAAACCGAGACTGGTGTCCCTTACATCTGCTACAAGGATGCTGCCAACTCCAAGTCCAACCAAAAGCACCTTGGTACCATCAAATCCAGTAACCTCTGTACTGAAATCATGGAGTATTCTTCTCCTGATGAAGTTGCTGTCTGTAATCTTGcttctcttgctcttcctgCCTTCGTAGACCTGGAACGTCGCGTCTATGACTTCAAAAAGCTGCACGAGATTACCAAGGTTGTTACAAAGAACCTTGACACTGTAATCACCCGTAACTACTATCCAGTGCCTGAGGCCCGCAACTCCAACATGCGCCATCGGCCTGTTGGTCTTGGTGTCCAGGGTCTTGCCGACGCTTTCATGGCCCTTCGCATGCCGTTCGACTCCGCTGAGGCTAGGGAACTCAATATCCAGATCTTCGAGACGATATACCACGCGGCGCTTGAGGCGTCATGCGAACTTGCCGAGGAGTTTGGTACCTATGAATCTTACGAAGGTTCTCCCATCTCTAAGGGTATCCTTCAGTACGACATGTGGGGCCGTGTTCCCACCGACCTTTGGGACTGGACAGAGCTGAAGGCCAAGATCGCACAGAACGGTGTGAGGAACTCTTTGCTCGTCGCCCCTATGCCTACTGCCTCAACGTCTCAAATCTTGGGTTGGAACGAATG CTTTGAACCTTACACTTCAATGCTTTACGCTCGTCGAGTGCTTTCTGGCGATTTCCAAGTGGTCTGCCCTTGGTTGTTGCGAGACCTCATCAACCTTGACCTTTGGGACGACAACATGAAGCAGCTTATCATTGCCGCCGGCGGTTCCATTCAGTCCATCCCCAATATCCCCGATGATCTCAAAAAAATTTATCGAACAGTCTGGGAGATCTCGCAGAAGGCTGTCATCGACCTTGCAGCTGACCGTGGAGCTTTCATTGATCAGTCCCAGTCCCTTaacatccatctctccaacCCCTCGTTCCCTCAGCTCACTTCCATGCACTTCTATGGATGGAAGCGAGGTCTCAAGACTGGTTGCTATTACCTTCGAACCCGTCCTTCTGCCAACGCCATCCAGTTTACTGTTGATGCGTCCACTCTCAAGACTGCGAAGAACCTCAACTCCAGCGCCAAACCCTCTCCCACCCCTTCCCCTGCTCCCGGTGCGAGTCGTGCCACTGCAAACAGTCTCGTGCAACCCATGAGGAAGGTCACCATTGCCACTACTGCTTCCCATCACCCCCCTCAGCCCAATGAAGCAAGTGACTCTAGGTCCCGTGACAGAAGCCCTCAACCtagcgaggaagaggagatcaCCTACGAAGAGGCGAAGAAGCGCGCTGAAGAGAGAGCCGAAGCGGCGTTGCAATGTAGCATTGAGAACAAGGACGCCTGTGTCATGTGCTCTGGATAG
- a CDS encoding translation initiation factor 3 subunit A, which produces MPPIYVKPENALKRSEELLALGTPQSQQQAFDNLVEVFQSKRFKQTPINVLEPIVTKFIDLCVVLNRKAHAKSGLLVFKSAAQTTNVGAIERVLNHFIAEAEARLAAAVEQAKKEVAALPDIPVVDDDLPLQPASLMLDCFVDSAGDRERIERRLIAPAQKFCWDAYDICLDIAKSNDRLEIIYQSVAHRAFNFCKIHQRKADFRRLCEQRLRKDLANAAKYSHQQHAINLSDPETLSRFLDTRFLQLETAVELELWQEAFRSIEDVHGLIAGRKGTKPSMMANYYEKLTQIFKAEGGKQTAVFHAAAWARYFQHAERAGIVNDKASGCVLLSALAVPLGEVEVKQRLVALLNLPKTPTREALVQDAAAKHLKRVPVDIRQIYNILEVDFEPTTASKVLAPLITSLSPEYQPYLPALRDVVLSRLLQALAQVYDSVTLSHILNLVKPLDNTPWATDMSSLEKFLVTACRRGDIHASVDHVAQTITFVSTPSDANSLQTLAVCLYNTIQYLNPSRLAPVSRSDAFATAIAQAEEERKAASHKRQIVIRRRELLEEAKLRREKEASTALAERLKVKAEEDARRAKEEAKQAEIDRVRKQIHETKQAEAKQLAASLAAQGALKVDISSIEDLDSSKLVAMQVEQLAKEKKELSERLRIVGKRVDHLERAMRKEERPLLAQDYERQKAEDRAAHDRSNQIAREQAIEQQRAARELKQRLGRMLEDYEAVKERIESQMQEELKAAKEEARRKIEEEKAQLREKIIKRKREEKEKKLKEAREAEERKRREEEEAAQKAEEEARAAAAREAEAAAAEQRRAEREAQRQSDLERIRAQQEREEEALRRRQAEKAAAASGGGAYRPPVRAGATPPTASPAPSSGGPSWLARRKAMEAQSAGGAPVASSPKPVPSNSAAASAPASNGPESIAGEPEKPALTGSVWRRGMGARRGMPSTRGGGA; this is translated from the exons CTACGTCAAGCCAGAGAACGCCCTCAAG CGCTCGGAGGAGCTCCTGGCCCTCGGCACACCCCAATCTCAGCAGCAAGCATTTGACAACCTCGTCGAGGTCTTCCAGTC GAAACGATTCAAGCAGACTCCCATCAACGTCCTTGAGCCCATCGTTACCAAGTTCATTGATCTCTGTGTCGTTCTCAACCGCAAGGCTCACGCCAAATCCGGCCTCCTCGTTTTCAAGTCTGCTGCCCAGACCACCAATGTCGGTGCCATCGAGAGGGTATTGAACCACTTTATTGCCGAGGCCGAAGCTCgtcttgctgctgctgtcgagcaggcgaagaaggaggttgcTGCTTTGCCCGATATTCCCGTTGTGGACGACGACCTGCCCCTTCAACCGGCTTCTCTTATGCTTGACTGCTTTGTTGACAGTGCTGGTGACAGGGAAAGGATTGAGCGAAGATTGATTGCCCCTGCGCAGAAGTTCTGTTGGGATGCTTACGACATTTGTCTCGATATTGCCAAAAGCAATGACAGGCTCGAGATTATCTACCAATCTGTCGCCCACCGTGCTTTCAATTTCTGCAAGATTCACCAGCGCAAGGCCGACTTCCGCCGTTTGTGTGAACAGCGATTGCGAAAGGATCTTGCCAACGCTGCCAAGTACAGCCATCAGCAACATGCTATTAACCTTTCCGACCCCGAGACTCTCAGCCGTTTCCTTGACACCCGTTTCCTTCAACTTGAAACTGCTGTTGAGCTCGAGCTTTGGCAGGAAGCTTTCCGTTCCATTGAGGACGTCCACGGTTTGATTGCGGGTAGGAAGGGTACCAAGCCTTCCATGATGGCCAACTACTATGAGAAGTTGACTCAGATCTTCAAGGCCGAGGGCGGTAAGCAGACTGCTGTCTTCCATGCTGCTGCTTGGGCTAGATACTTCCAGCACGCTGAGAGAGCTGGTATTGTCAATGACAAGGCATCTGGCTGTGTCTTGCTCTCTGCCCTTGCCGTGCCTCTTGGTGAAGTGGAGGTCAAGCAGAGGCTTGTTgcccttctcaatctccccAAGACGCCCACTCGCGAAGCTCTTGTTCAAGATGCTGCTGCCAAGCACCTCAAACGTGTGCCCGTCGATATCCGACAGATCTATAATATTCTTGAAGTTGACTTTGAGCCCACCACCGCTTCCAAGGTCCTTGCTCCTCTTATCACTAGCCTCTCTCCCGAGTACCAACCTTATCTCCCTGCTCTTCGCGATGTTGTTCTCTCTCGTTTGCTCCAAGCTCTTGCCCAAGTGTACGACTCTGTGACCCTTTCCCACATTCTTAACCTTGTCAAGCCCCTCGATAACACCCCATGGGCCACCGACATGTCATCCCTTGAAAAGTTCCTTGTCACCGCTTGCCGACGAGGGGACATTCATGCTTCCGTTGACCACGTTGCGCAGACCATCACCTTTGTCTCTACCCCATCTGACGCCAACAGCCTTCAGACCCTTGCCGTCTGTCTTTACAACACTATCCAGTACCTCAACCCCTCTCGTCTTGCTCCCGTTTCTCGATCCGACGCTTTCGCCACTGCTATTGCTCAGGCCGAGGAAGAGCGCAAGGCCGCTAGCCATAAGCGACAGATCGTCATTCGACGACGTGAGCttttggaggaggcgaAGCTTCgtcgagagaaggaggcttCTACTGCCCTCGCTGAACGTCTCAAGGTCAAGGCCGAAGAGGATGCTCGTCGAGCTAAGGAGGAGGCCAAACAGGCTGAAATTGACCGAGTTCGCAAGCAGATCCATGAGACCAAGCAGGCTGAGGCTAAGCAGCTCGCAGCTTCCCTTGCTGCCCAAGGTGCCCTCAAGGTCGATATCTCCAGCATTGAAGACCTCGACTCTTCCAAGCTTGTTGCCATGCAAGTCGAGCAACTtgccaaggagaagaaggaactTTCTGAAAGGTTGCGTATCGTCGGCAAGAGGGTTGACCACCTCGAGCGTgcgatgaggaaggaggagagacCATTGTTAGCTCAGGACTACGAACGTCAGAAGGCCGAGGACCGAGCGGCCCACGATAGGTCTAATCAGATTGCTCGGGAGCAGGCCATTGAGCAGCAGAGAGCTGCCAGAGAGTTGAAGCAGAGGTTGGGTAGGATGTTGGAGGACTACGAGGCTGTCAAGGAACGCATTGAGTCTCAGATGCAGGAGGAATTGAAGGCGGCTAAAGAAGAGGCCAGGAGAAAgattgaggaagaaaaggctcAATTGAGGGAGAAAATCATtaagaggaagagggaagagaaagagaagaagctcaaggagGCCAGAGAAGCTGAGGAGAGAAAGCGAAGGGAGGAAG AGGAGGCTGCCCAgaaagctgaagaagaagcccgcgctgctgctgcccGTGAGGCTGAAGCAGCTGCCGCTGAACAACGCCGAGCCGAGCGTGAAGCTCAACGTCAGTCAGACCTCGAACGTATCCGCGCTCAGCaagaacgagaagaagaagctcttcGTCGACGACAAGCAGAAAAGGCTGCGGCTGCTAGCGGTGGCGGCGCCTACAGACCGCCTGTGCGAGCTGGTGCTACTCCTCCCACTGcttctccagctccttCAAGTGGTGGTCCTTCATGGTTGGCTCGGCGAAAGGCCATGGAGGCTCAAAGCGCCGGTGGTGCCCCTGTGGCCAGTTCCCCCAAGCCAGTGCCTTCAAATTCTGCCGCGGCGTCTGCGCCCGCATCCAACGGCCCCGAGAGCATTGCTGGTGAACCTGAGAAACCCGCTTTAACTGGAAGTGTATGGAGGAGAGGTATGGGAGCGAGGAGGGGTATGCCTTCCACCAGAGGTGGTGGGGCTTAG